TGGACGAGCCTTCCCTGGGCCTTTCCCCGAGGCTCGCTGAGGAGGTCCTTCTGGCCCTCAAGGCCGTGGCGGGGGAAGGCGTGGGGGTGCTCTTGGTGGAGCAGAACGTGGCCCTCACCCTGGATGTGGCCGAGAGGGGCTACGTCCTGGAGCACGGGAAGGTGGTGCTGGAAGGCCCCGCTTCGGCGCTGGCCCAAGACCCCCGGGTGCGGGAGGCGTACCTGAGCCTGTAGATTGGGGCCATGGGAATACTTTCGGGAAAGGCGGTTTTGG
This region of Thermus aquaticus genomic DNA includes:
- a CDS encoding ATP-binding cassette domain-containing protein — protein: FPRLAERRRQLAGTLSGGEQQMLAIGRALMGFPKILLVDEPSLGLSPRLAEEVLLALKAVAGEGVGVLLVEQNVALTLDVAERGYVLEHGKVVLEGPASALAQDPRVREAYLSL